Genomic segment of Primulina huaijiensis isolate GDHJ02 unplaced genomic scaffold, ASM1229523v2 scaffold38717, whole genome shotgun sequence:
GGGTTGGGTTATTATTCAATAAAGTTCAACTGGAGAAAGTAAAAATTAACATTTCAACCTTTAAACTTAAATGATGCAACTTTTGAGCtggaattatttttttagtgtAGTACATGCAAGGTTTGAACTATGTATAGTTGTATATGCccttttttataattttatactgATCTTGCAAAGAATACAAATTCTattaaatattacaattttgtCAAAAAGATTAGATTCCATATTTTCCTGGGGTCCCGTTTGAGAAATCTCCTTCTTGCGGTGATCTGAGGTATACTCtgatatttaaaatgattttatttatgaGATTTTGAATCAAGGATTCCGTATTTTCTGTCTGATCTTGATTTGGCCTGGTTTTGATTATGCgtccatttcttgaaaaaactCGGGTGAAAGCTTTTGTAATTGTAACCAGCTTTTTTTTTGTCGGATTCTTCAATTCTTGTTGTCAGATCCTTTGAAATGAGAAGCCTTTTTGTGTCATATTCGAAGATTGGAGTTTTCACCATTTAAGATCTGAGAGAGAAATGCAGATTATGGATAATATAGGACCGAAGGGCTGTGGCAATACTATATATTTGAAACTTTACTGCAGTGCAAATGCTTCATTTTAGTCTTCACTCCAACAGGGCAATTTTTGTTACTAAACAAATAAAGAAGAGAAAATCGGAGGATATGTAAATAGGATTATAATGGATTAGGTGGTTTGAAGAAAGCCTACTATTTTACATTTCGGTTTGACCCATTTTACGCGTTGGATATCAGAGCCACAGTTGACTGACCCGAAGGACATctattaaaagaaattttttgccAGTCAAATGTCTGTTGGAATGGATGAACCCTTGtatgatccacttacaaagagTTTGTAAGATAGGTTGATCGCGATCAGACAGGGTTGCTATTAAGGGAGGAGCTTAACCTTGTATATTTGAGTAATTTGATCGCTTATGTATCATGTTTCGTGTTTGGATTTTTGCCTTGTTTTTGTTCACTCACAGAAGAAGCATAATTTTTGCCTTGTTTTTGTTCACTCACAGAAGAAAAGATGGGGAAGTTTGTGGAGTCTCTACTGTTGTTTTGGTTCTCACAAGAACAGCAAACGAATTGGCCATGCTGTCATTTTGTCAGAACCAACTTCACAGAGGATTATAGCCCCGGTCTCTGAAAATTCAAATCGTCCTACCACCATTATGCTTCCATTCATTGCCCCTCCCTCTTCTCCAGCATATTTTCTTCAATCCGATCCTTCCTCTGCCACTCAATCACCTGTAGGTGTACTTTCTGTTCATACCTACTCACCAGGCGGGACAGCGCCTATTTTCACAATCGGTCCTTACGCTCATGAGACTGGATTAGTTTCGCCTCCCGTGTTTTCTACCTTCACAACCGAACCTTCTACAGCTTCATTTACCCCACCTCCGGAATCTGTGCAAATGACAACACCTTCCTCACCAGAAGTCCCATTTGCACAGCTTTTGTCGTCATCTCTTGCCCGGAACAAGAGATTTAGTGGGATGAATCTGAAATACCCGTTGTCCCAGTACGAGTACATACCCTACCCATACCCTGGAAGCCCTGGTGGTCATGTCAAATCACCAGGCTCGGCTATTTCTAATTCTGGAACCTCTTCGCCTTTACCTGATAAACGTGCAACCATTGAATTTCGAATGGGGGAAGCTCCCAAGTTTATAAGCTACGACCACTTTTCTAACCGTAAATGGGGTTCCAGATTCGGTTCTGGATCAGTAACTCCCAATGGCTGGGGCTCAAGACTAGGCTCAGGAACTTTGACACCAAACAGCGGGGTATCAAGGCTCGGTTCTGGAACCCTGACACCTAATGGTGGAGAACCCCCATGTCGGGACAGTAACCTTTTGGAGATCCAAATTTCTGAAGTTGTCTCATTATCTAACTCTGAGCGGGGATCACAAAATGATGGAACTGTCGATCACAGAGTGTCTTTCGAACTAAACGGTGAAGATATACCCACTTGTATAGTGAAGGAACCAGTCCCTAATTCATGCATAATCACATCAAGAATCCCACCAGAAGCAATATCTTCAACAAAGATTGAAAGTAGCTCTATGGCTGTTGACATGGAAGGGGATGGATGCCATCAAAAGCATCGTACAATCTCTCTTGGTTCAAGCAAAGATTTCAACTTCAACAATTCAAAAGGACAAGTCTCGGAGAAATCCATTATCGACTGTGAGTGGTGGACGAATGATAAAGCTGTGAAAAAGGAATCAAGCCCTCAAAACAACTGGACTTTCTTCCCAACGATGCAATCAGGAGTCAGTTAACGCTAAACACGCAAGTATACCAAGACATAAAGATTGCAACTTTTTAGAAATCAGGGAAGCAAAGCTTGTTTTTCCGTGAAGTGCACATGGATTTGTACAGGAGAAAGATTTCCCTAAACTCACGACCATACCTGATAATAGCGTTTTGTTATgagatttttgtttaatttgtcATTATTTAGCTTTTGATGTGTATACTACAAAATATAGATGCCGGGAGGAGTTGTATTGTGAAAGGGGTTCTATTCTGTTAACAAACATtagtgtaataaaaaaaaacatattgagTTATCATGCGCCAACTGTTTTAGTACAACTTGCTATGTATGACCTTTGAAAGAATATCACTTGATGTGATTCTGTCCGACATTGCTAATCGATATAACACCGCCATTGTTCGGCTCCTCCGATCCCTGGGGCTATCAGCAGCACCAACATAATAGAGGATTCCAATCTAGCGTGCCAGTTCTGACTTCTGCGCATGTCTTTTTCTGGTTTTATCCTAAAAAAATAAccacatatttataaaaattgaagaaaactATATATGAACAGTAATCACAACTAAAGTTATCATAAGAGTCCGTATCTTTTTTTAAGTAACAATTGAGTCTCGAACTCGATATCTCGTCTCAAATTTGAGACGTTTGAGCCAGAGCCTACAAGTCGCCTACCATAATATTTTGTATCTAAAAGAAAATTTCAGGTTTAATGTAAGATGTGAAACGAGAATAAGAATATAACAAGTAGAAGCAGAGCATATTGTGTGCATAATTAAGATATTAGCTATTCAATGACTGTCAGCACATGCATATTCCATTTACAGCAATCTGTATTTATTTGTCAATCATACTTTTGCCAATTCTCTTAACCTACCGTGGTTAGCCTTACTGCAGTTCATGTGAATGGAATATAAGTAAAGAAGGGGACATATGAGGCATCGTAAGATGATAAAATTTACTAGTGTAGGATTAGAAAAAGTGGGGAAAAAAATAAGGATTCGAGAATGTCGATAATTGGTCAAAATGTAAGAAAATTGCCAAAGaaccattaaaaatatttacatatcCAAAAACTCTTCttgcttgttttttttttttttgccatgcCGATTTACATTTATTGGGTATGAATATGAATGACAAAGTTTAGTTTAAGGGGATGGTTACAAGATCCTTTATATGCTTTAATTCTATTACAATTGTATTATAAATAGATAACCAGATACTGTAAGCAAATACCTAAGAATAATGTTATACTacatgactttttaaaactctacAAAAGTTTACATTGAACACCGCTAAAATATCTGTAACTTATATTTCTAGATTCTAGATTTGCGACTTTCCTGCAAAATCACTGGGTTCTAGGATGTCATAATCCTATACTTGTCAAATATTAGGATTCAAGACACAGACGTTTCCACAGTCATGCATGTATGTCCCCTGCTGCTTCAGCCATTTTGAAATGCCTGAAATCCCAACCCAAGATGATTTCCAATTGTAAACCAGAGTAAGCTCTCGCAGCTAGAAAGTAAATAGACAATATTTACCATTAAATAAAAAGTTGTGATGCatgtaaaaatttatttatgggatataaaaaattattttagaattgaaatttaaaatttatgtatcatctaaatatatacaaatttcgatttttatcatttcaaaagtCTTTTAGTCACATTCCATCAAATTGTCAACTTGCGAAAATGTGTCTATGGAAAAATGCCCACTCGAACTCGAAGTTAAGTAGATGGCAGATTCAACTTAAAGACTTTAGAATATTGAGATTATGAGGGTTTAAATTAGAGGAAAAAGAcagatttttatttgaaaaattaatcaaatacgattatttttattaaacgaAACCATTATCCATATTgttactgttccatatatattaattcataATGTGGCTGTCTGTGTGGAATTCTATTGAAAAATTAAATGCTTCGACGATATTTTCATGTGAAAACtaactaaaaaaatttcatgtaaaataaactataaacttCAATTTCCTTTATTTATTCGAGCTAAATGAATCCCCCCTTTCGAATCTTGGACAGTGGCCTAGCTTTAATGATGCTCTAAgtctataattatttatttctatGGTGCTTGTCTCTGTCCGAATAATTATCTTAATTTCCATTAATGAAACCAAATAATGTATCATATTCAAAAGTGACAGGGCCCTATAACCTAATTACGTTGTTATTAAAGCATtgcatatttataaaaaaaaaaaccctaaaataTCCCTTTTAAATTTCCTTTTTTACTTGctaaaaataagaagaaaaaaaaagcacTTATTTTAAACGACGCAATACATTTCGTTCTTGTAACTTATTTTTCCAAAGTGATACGTGAAAATTTTAATgaagacaaaaaaaattatacagaaaatgGGAAATACGACAAAGAAAAAGGAAGGTGAAAATTGACTTGCTTCACATGAAAGCAACAACACAACAAGGGATAGATTTAGATCAAGAAAATgttggtaaaaacttgtgtgagacggtctcacgggtcgtattttgtgagacggatctcttatttgggtcatacatgaaaaagtattattttttatgctaagagtattattttttattgtgaatatcggtaagattgactcgtctcacagataaagattcgtgagactgtctcaaaAAGACATACTCGAAAATGTTTGACAGTGACGAAAACCATTTGTATATCTGTTAATATTCAGGTAAGTAGGGACAAAAGGCCTAATGAATAGTTTAGAGTCATGCTACAAGTACAACGATATTTGTATTACAATTTTTAtcgtacaaaaaaataaataaaaaattttatttatcaaattttgatcaataattaaaaattaatcgaTTTGCAAAGCTTTGAAAACCGAAGTCAAATTAACAATTCCGCCCATCAATATCCGAGGTCGTTGTATTCTTGCTAGTTTTTATAaagggttgaaaaaaaaaatacccaatTAGAAATTGATGGTGAaataaaggggaaaaaaatagtttaaaggatatatataatttaatatggtTGAAAGGCTATTTTGTCAAACTAACTTAATTTAATTAGgccaaaatttattaaaaatccctcaaataattttgaaatctttgtaaaatatttaaaatatattttttccccGTGGATAGTTTGTCAAAGTCCAGACCACGTAGGCAAATTGACTCGAACATATCACAAAGTCAACATTATTTTATAATTCACGTTGTACATTATAATTAAATGGGTTGACTTTGGGAAGACTAAGGTATATTAAGAAATTcatatttaacaaatatataCGAATAAAATAGGGAAATAACGCCAACTGTACCACAAATACAGGGGAATGATTGGTATACATACTaatatttttaactttaaagaaaacatattaaaattttaattttaacttaATTTGTTTTTGTGGGTTCGGATGACCAAAAGTAATGCGTGAAAATGATTATTTGATAGTTAATAAATCATTGCAAGTTATTTCGTTTCTAAATTATAACTTTTTTCAATAAaacagatcaattttgtgagatgtgtgttttatttggatcacgcatgaaaaatattaattattcttgttagacgggtcaaccctaccgatattcacaataaaaagtaatacttttagcataaaaagtaatactttttcatggatgactcaaataagagatccgtctcacaaaatacgattcgtgagaccgtctcacacgagTTTTTTTCATTACCATAAACTgtgttttatataaaatttattgtgcatgtatcaatgcacggaaataataattaatgaaaaattaaagatttttgtATTTATGTTGTCAACCCACTCGCGGGAGTGCATCGTATAGATCAAGATCATTCAATCGACGatataaatcaatatcaaataaCTTGTGGACGTTACATCGAATAAAACATATCGGGTGtaacatataattttccataCCTTAACAAGTTGCTCTGCACATCATTTttgctatttatttttttgggttttttcgcaattttttttaaatcttcatgaaattagaaaataaaaataaattatcatagATAGTATTCAATCAATTTTATCTCTTAAACGTGatcaaaataaattgtattatttatcaaagttttaacatgactttttaacaaataaataaataattatatattttttttcccttgaaaGCCGAAAATCATTCTTTAGCACAAAGTGTTGCcccaaattaagaaaaataaatgatttccattaatgaaaaataaataatataaagtatGTACGAAAAAGTTAACCACAAATCATAATGAGTCaagttttctttttaattatgcAACTAAACATAGATTAAGTTGGtgaaaatatgattaaatttaattatttgaaattacatTGAATCAGAttccttttattattattattacgataataatattttattaataactaaaataattgCATTTTAAATTCATCCCTTAGacaatctctctctctctctctctctctctcacaacCCTCACGAGCTTCTCTCCTTACGCGCTCTCTTCGAAACGTCTCAATCCACGAGCTACACGCGCTTAATTTTTCTAGGCGTAGTCTTTAAGCGTGTGAGATTAAACAAATTTGATGGAATATGAAGAGGGAGTGAATGTATCTTGTTCTTGGATGTGAAGAGCTGAGATTTTGAGTAAGTTTATTCAGTGTCTGCGTGATTTATGACAGTTAATTAGATACTACGTttggttgaaattttgttttgtatttgtGGATCCGTGGTGAATTTAAGCTGTGATTTTGGGTAGTAGAGATCATTTTTTGTTGACGCCGTTGATTATGGAGAGATCAGAAgtgtttatttgattaatagtTGAAAGCTAAGTAGAAATGGTAAGAATTTTTTTGCTATATTTGTGTTGCTGTGTTAAAGATTATCTTTTGTTGTATTTAGCTTCATATTATTGTTCGTTTTGCTGATATTTATGGTGAAAATATTGAATTGGTAAATGAAAGGACATTCATCGATGGACTACTGATTTTTAAAAAGAGGATGAAAAAATAGCAAGAAGAATATCGTAAAATGACTAGTTATGGTTGTTCAATCTATTGACTTGTTCAGTTCTTTAGGTTGTAATGTTGGATATACATTTCCCCTAGTTTGTTATGCCGACGAAAGTTTGAAAATTTCACTTCGTATTACCTTTATTAAGAATCCAACTCTGGTGGTTAAAAAAAAGGATTCCAACTCTGATCTAAGTTTGACTCTAAAAGACATTTCGGGGCAACACGCACATGCATGATATTTGAATCGATCTTTTAGTCACGAGCTGTTTTGTTATTGAGATCACAGTCTTGCTTTGTAATCTTATGTTTTAGAAAACATGCCTTCTTGGTGGGGGAAGTCATCGTCGAAAGaaccaaaaaagaaagaaatcaaAGAAAGATTTATCGACACGATACAAAGGAGATTTAGGAGTCCTGATAGTAAATCAACCGGCGTATCGGGAGGATCTAGAAGACGTTCAAGTGATACAGTTTCAGAGAGAGGGTCTCAGTCAAAAGCCCATTCAAGGTCTCCGTCACCTTCCAAACATGTAGCACGTTGTCAAAGTTTTGCCGAAAGGCCTCTAGCCCAAACACTTCCGTTGCCAGGTCCCGCAAATGTGAATCATTCTGATGCTAGAACAggcaaaaaggaaaagaaaaatttaGAAAAGGGCACTAAACCATTTTCATTTCTGCCATTTTCGAGGCCTGGATGCACCCGGCATAGGCTGGATCCATCAGATTTCGATGGTGAACTGGTTGTTACTTCAATCTCTAGTGAATGTTCCATTGAGAGTGATGAACCAGTTGGTTCACATCAGCGTAGCCCTATGGCATCTGACCATGATTTTAGTGCTGGAAAAGCTGCTATTGGTCCTTCAACGTGAGTGGTCCTCTAAAGTAATGCGTGGAAGgacatttatttgttttttctaaaaaaataaatttgctcGTATAATTTGGACTTCTAATATAGAAGGTTTCGTTCCTGACTAACACTGTGCATTCTTTTctcttattattttaataaagcGTTGTTGTCAAGGATCAGCCCCCTGTTGCTCCAGTCTCAAGAGAGACACCATTTCCAGTGAATGTCTCCGACGATAAAATCACCTTCTCTCCACCTTGTAGAAGACAGCATTTGAACAGTCAAGTGCTGAACTTGCAGATTCCACCTCACGGTGCTTTTTGCAGTGCTCCAGACAGCTCAATATCTAGTCCCTCCAGAAGCCCAATGAGAGCTTTTGGCTATGAGCAGGTTACAAGATCTGCTTTCCCTGCTGGAAAGATTTATCCAGATATTCCCTTTCTTGGATCTGGTCAATGCTCAAGTCCAGGCTCAGGTCAGACCTCTGGGCATAATTCAATGGGAGGAGATATGGCAGGGCAATTATTTTGGCAGCCCAGTAGAGGAAGCCCTGAATATTCACCTAATCCTAGTCCTAGAAGGACAAGTCCTGGCCCTAGTTCAAGAATTCACAGCGGTGCTGTAACGCCACTCCATCCTAGAGCTGGAGGAGGGAACTCTGAGTCGCAGAATAATTGGCTCGATGATGCAAAACAACAAAGTCACCCCCTCCCCCTTCCTCCCCTATCAATTTCCAATTCCTCGCCTTTCTCTCATCCAAATTCAGCTGTGACGTCACCATCAGTATCACGTAGTCCAGGAAGAGCAGAGAATCCTACAACCTCTAGTCCACGATGGAAAAAAGGGAAGTTGCTTGGCCGAGGCACCTTTGGACATGTTTATGTTGGTTTTAACAGGTGAGAAACTATTGTTATCGCATGCCCTGAGTTTTTCATTTATTCTTGTTTTCCATTACATGTCTGTTGGTTTGTATCCTAGGCATCTCCCCTATTTGTTCTTTCAATCTTTTGTTTTCGAAATTGTTTCAGTGCGCGTGTGTGTGTATTTGACTCAATTGTCTTGAAATCCTTTCATGATTTTATGGGTTCTGTTCTTTGGGTTCTAGTGAAACTGGTGGAATGTGTGCCATGAAGGAAGTAACATTATTTGCTGATGATGCAAAATCAAAGGAAAGTGCAAAACAGTTAGGACAGGTGAGTATTTTGGCCGTTAGAATGATTGGAGGCTAAATTTTTCATGTAGTTTCTGAAGCAATGCTTCAGCTGATTTTTTCCCTAAATTTTGTATGAGGAAGTTCATTCAATCTGTACTGTTTCTTGCAGGAGATAATGCTGCTGAGCCGCTTAAGCCATCCTAATATTGTGCAGTATTATGGATCTGAATCGGTTGGTCACTTTCCTGCTCTGCTTTTCTTGGATGCCTCCTATAATGGGTCTTTTGTTGCGTAAACTTTATAAATATCCATTAGCGaacttaatttaataaaatgctTTGCACTTTTTCCGGCAAATAAAAGCCGACAATTACTTACTTAAGAGCAGTTTATCACactttcagaaaaaaaaaacgttaaaaattttttttttgcgaaTCGTAAAATTTGTGGATAAATTGTTGCCAACTCGTATCTCTTATTGAAATAAACTTGTGTACGATCATGCAATCCATGGTAACTTGTATGGATCACTCATAAATGACCACGTGATGtcatttttcttgaatttccGTTGATGTTTTAATTCTGTATCCCTGATCAGGTGgatgataaattatatatatatttggaataTGTATCTGGGGGTTCAATACGTAAAATTCTGCTAGATTATGGGAAGTTAGGAGAATCAGCGATTCGCAGTTATACTCAACAAATTCTGTCAGGGCTTGCCTATTTACATGCCAAAAATACCTTGCACAGGTAAATCTGATCAAACTTCGTTGAATTGGTTTTGTGCTTGCGACGTTGGTTTGGATATGAATTCTTATAGAAGTATCTGTATCAGGGATATTAAAGGGGCGAATATCCTTGTGGACCCAAGTGGCCGAGTTAAGTTGGCAGACTTTGGCATGGCAAAGCACGTgagttttaatttattctttcaaGCGTGGGtcaaatttttttacatttcaaataaattttgcacATGGGAAATGAAGAGTCAGGATTATCCGCTTGCCTTCATGTTGTAAGGTTTTTACAGATTGCAGGGCAATCATGTCCATTATCTTTTAAAGGTAGCCCTTATTGGATGGCACCTGAGGTTAGTATATTGATCATCATCTCTCACCTCACCTAAAGTTTCTTGTGCTTGCTTTCCAGCCGCATAAccatattcttcttttttttgtgCTTAGGTTATAAGGAATTCTAGTGCATGTGGTCTAGCTGTTGATATATGGAGTCTTGGATGCACTGTCTTGGAAATGGCTACTTCGAAACCACCTTGGAGCCAGTACGAAGGGGTGTGTGAAACTCTTTGGACTCTAGTTTCAAGACTTGATTTtcattcttgtttatttggtaTATATCTGGTCTTTTGTGATTGAAGGTGGCTGCCATGTTCAAGATTGGGAATAGTAAAGAACTTCCAACAATTCCTGATCACCTCTCTGAAGAAGGCAAAGATTTTGTGAGGCTCTGTTTGCAGCGGAATCCCCTGCATCGTCCCACAGCTTTTCAGCTTTTGGAGCATGCTTTTGTGAAAGGTGCTGCTCCAGCAAAAGAAATAACTACTGCTTCTGAGCATCCTGCGGGAACAAATGTTGTAAAATCCACGGTACACTACTTTATCTGGGATAAATATGTATacatttgtgtgtgtgtgtgtgtgtgagaaatgCTGTCTAATTTCATATATCAGGCAAGTAGATTGAGTgataattttgtcattttttctttaaaacttTCGAAAATCGAAATAGTTATCCGTGCTTTTCATTTGAAGTTCACTTGCTCTCCATGTATGTATCAGTCATAAAACATGTTCAATGAATCTTCTGTAGGGCATTATTGTTCCTGTGAGAAGTCTTCTGCAATCGGATATGGAGAGACTTGCCATCCACTCCTCCAGAATATCAAAATCCAATTTTCATTCGAGGTCTTTATAcatgtgcgtgtgtgtgtaaCTTTGACGTTAAGGTAGTTTTGAAAAGCTCACTTGTTTTCTGATTCTTTCCTTGTTATCAACAGTGATTCCTATTCTCCAAGGAACATATCGTGCCCTGTGTCTCCAGTTGGGAGTCCTCTTCTACATCCAAGATCTCCCCAACACATGAATGGGAGAATGTCCCCTTCGCCCTTATCTAGCCCTTTTACATCTGGTTCCTCCACTCCTCTAACTGGCGGTATTGGCGCCATCCCACATCATCTTAACCAATCAATGTTCCTGCAAGAGGGTTTTTACAACGACCCAAAGCGCCCCTCTTACTGGGATCCGGATATTCTGAGAGGGGTATATGCAGAATCTAATGCATTTCAAGAACTGGTAGCATATGATAATGAT
This window contains:
- the LOC140968906 gene encoding uncharacterized protein isoform X1, with the translated sequence MSSVQNTVETVNAAATAIVAAESRVQPYTVQKKRWGSLWSLYCCFGSHKNSKRIGHAVILSEPTSQRIIAPVSENSNRPTTIMLPFIAPPSSPAYFLQSDPSSATQSPVGVLSVHTYSPGGTAPIFTIGPYAHETGLVSPPVFSTFTTEPSTASFTPPPESVQMTTPSSPEVPFAQLLSSSLARNKRFSGMNLKYPLSQYEYIPYPYPGSPGGHVKSPGSAISNSGTSSPLPDKRATIEFRMGEAPKFISYDHFSNRKWGSRFGSGSVTPNGWGSRLGSGTLTPNSGVSRLGSGTLTPNGGEPPCRDSNLLEIQISEVVSLSNSERGSQNDGTVDHRVSFELNGEDIPTCIVKEPVPNSCIITSRIPPEAISSTKIESSSMAVDMEGDGCHQKHRTISLGSSKDFNFNNSKGQVSEKSIIDCEWWTNDKAVKKESSPQNNWTFFPTMQSGVS
- the LOC140968906 gene encoding uncharacterized protein isoform X2; this translates as MLPFIAPPSSPAYFLQSDPSSATQSPVGVLSVHTYSPGGTAPIFTIGPYAHETGLVSPPVFSTFTTEPSTASFTPPPESVQMTTPSSPEVPFAQLLSSSLARNKRFSGMNLKYPLSQYEYIPYPYPGSPGGHVKSPGSAISNSGTSSPLPDKRATIEFRMGEAPKFISYDHFSNRKWGSRFGSGSVTPNGWGSRLGSGTLTPNSGVSRLGSGTLTPNGGEPPCRDSNLLEIQISEVVSLSNSERGSQNDGTVDHRVSFELNGEDIPTCIVKEPVPNSCIITSRIPPEAISSTKIESSSMAVDMEGDGCHQKHRTISLGSSKDFNFNNSKGQVSEKSIIDCEWWTNDKAVKKESSPQNNWTFFPTMQSGVS
- the LOC140968905 gene encoding mitogen-activated protein kinase kinase kinase YODA-like isoform X2, whose translation is MPSWWGKSSSKEPKKKEIKERFIDTIQRRFRSPDSKSTGVSGGSRRRSSDTVSERGSQSKAHSRSPSPSKHVARCQSFAERPLAQTLPLPGPANVNHSDARTGKKEKKNLEKGTKPFSFLPFSRPGCTRHRLDPSDFDGELVVTSISSECSIESDEPVGSHQRSPMASDHDFSAGKAAIGPSTVVVKDQPPVAPVSRETPFPVNVSDDKITFSPPCRRQHLNSQVLNLQIPPHGAFCSAPDSSISSPSRSPMRAFGYEQVTRSAFPAGKIYPDIPFLGSGQCSSPGSGQTSGHNSMGGDMAGQLFWQPSRGSPEYSPNPSPRRTSPGPSSRIHSGAVTPLHPRAGGGNSESQNNWLDDAKQQSHPLPLPPLSISNSSPFSHPNSAVTSPSVSRSPGRAENPTTSSPRWKKGKLLGRGTFGHVYVGFNSETGGMCAMKEVTLFADDAKSKESAKQLGQEIMLLSRLSHPNIVQYYGSESVDDKLYIYLEYVSGGSIRKILLDYGKLGESAIRSYTQQILSGLAYLHAKNTLHRDIKGANILVDPSGRVKLADFGMAKHIAGQSCPLSFKGSPYWMAPEVIRNSSACGLAVDIWSLGCTVLEMATSKPPWSQYEGVAAMFKIGNSKELPTIPDHLSEEGKDFVRLCLQRNPLHRPTAFQLLEHAFVKGAAPAKEITTASEHPAGTNVVKSTGIIVPVRSLLQSDMERLAIHSSRISKSNFHSSDSYSPRNISCPVSPVGSPLLHPRSPQHMNGRMSPSPLSSPFTSGSSTPLTGGIGAIPHHLNQSMFLQEGFYNDPKRPSYWDPDILRGVYAESNAFQELVAYDNDVFKKQFGREANGEFYNGQSVLADRVTQQLLREPIKLNPPLDFNPSSSPACHHTAGI
- the LOC140968905 gene encoding mitogen-activated protein kinase kinase kinase YODA-like isoform X1, which codes for MPSWWGKSSSKEPKKKEIKERFIDTIQRRFRSPDSKSTGVSGGSRRRSSDTVSERGSQSKAHSRSPSPSKHVARCQSFAERPLAQTLPLPGPANVNHSDARTGKKEKKNLEKGTKPFSFLPFSRPGCTRHRLDPSDFDGELVVTSISSECSIESDEPVGSHQRSPMASDHDFSAGKAAIGPSTVVVKDQPPVAPVSRETPFPVNVSDDKITFSPPCRRQHLNSQVLNLQIPPHGAFCSAPDSSISSPSRSPMRAFGYEQVTRSAFPAGKIYPDIPFLGSGQCSSPGSGQTSGHNSMGGDMAGQLFWQPSRGSPEYSPNPSPRRTSPGPSSRIHSGAVTPLHPRAGGGNSESQNNWLDDAKQQSHPLPLPPLSISNSSPFSHPNSAVTSPSVSRSPGRAENPTTSSPRWKKGKLLGRGTFGHVYVGFNSETGGMCAMKEVTLFADDAKSKESAKQLGQEIMLLSRLSHPNIVQYYGSESVDDKLYIYLEYVSGGSIRKILLDYGKLGESAIRSYTQQILSGLAYLHAKNTLHRDIKGANILVDPSGRVKLADFGMAKHIAGQSCPLSFKGSPYWMAPEVIRNSSACGLAVDIWSLGCTVLEMATSKPPWSQYEGVAAMFKIGNSKELPTIPDHLSEEGKDFVRLCLQRNPLHRPTAFQLLEHAFVKGAAPAKEITTASEHPAGTNVVKSTGIIVPVRSLLQSDMERLAIHSSRISKSNFHSRSLYIDSYSPRNISCPVSPVGSPLLHPRSPQHMNGRMSPSPLSSPFTSGSSTPLTGGIGAIPHHLNQSMFLQEGFYNDPKRPSYWDPDILRGVYAESNAFQELVAYDNDVFKKQFGREANGEFYNGQSVLADRVTQQLLREPIKLNPPLDFNPSSSPACHHTAGI